From the genome of Rhizobacter sp. AJA081-3:
GGGGACACGGCGCCCGCTGGCGCGTTCGAAGGCCTGCACCACCTCGAGCACGCTGTGGCCGCGGCCGGTGCCCAGGTTGACGGTCAGCGAGGCGCCATCGCCGAGCAGCCGCTGCAGCGCGGCGACGTGGCCATCGGCGAGGTCGAGCACGTGGATGTAGTCGCGCACGCCGGTGCCGTCAGGCGTGTCGTAGTCATTGCCGTAGACGCTGAGCTTTTCGCGCAGGCCCACGGCGACCTGCGTGACATAGGGCATCAGGTTGTTCGGCACGCCCTGGGGCGCCTCGCCGATCAGGCCGCTCGCGTGCGCACCCACGGGGTTGAAGTAGCGCAGCAGCGCGATCGCCCAGCCCGGCTCGGATTGCCCCAGGTCGCGCAGGATGTTCTCGCCCATCAGCTTGGTGGCGCCGTAGGGGTTGGTCGTCGAAAGCGGCGAATCCTCGGTGATCGGCAGTCGCTCCGGCTGGCCGTACACCGTCGCGCTGGAGCTGAACACCAGGCGCCGGCAGCCATGACGCTGCATCGTGCTGGCCAGAGTGAGCAGGCCGCCGATGTTGTTGCGGTAATAGGCCAGCGGCTTGGCGCTGCTCTCGCCCACCGACTTGAAGGCGGCGAAGTGCACCACTGCATCGATGCGCTGGCGCTGGAAAAGCGACTCCAATGCGGCCTCGTCGCACACATCCATGCGCTCGAAGTCCGGCCGCTGGCCCGACAGGCGCTGGAGCCGGTTCAGCACCTCGGGCGAGCTGTTCGAGAAGTCGTCCAGCCCGAGCACGCGCAGCCCCGCGGCCTGCAGTGCGAGCCAGGTGTGCGATGCGATGTAGCCGGTGGCACCGGTGAGGGAGGATGGTGGGGCGTGGTTCATCGGTTCGGTGTCGGCGGATTCTGGGCCCGGCCACTTCGCGGGCCGCCCTTGAATCTGGGGGGACATTGTGACGCCGTGCCTACAATCCGTGAATGCTGCACAGCTTGCAAGCGCTCGCATCGACGGCGGTCATCGAGCGCGCCATCCTCCTCGCCAACCATCTGATCGCCAGCGAACCGGTCGCCGCCCAGCGCCTGCGTGAGCACAGCGGGCGCAGCGTGCTGCTGCACCTGGAGGGCTGGCCGTCGCTGCTGCCGGCCCTGCCGCCGCTGGCGCTGCGTTTCACCGCCGCCGGCCTGCTCGAGTGGTGCGGCGACGAAGTGCCCGAGGTGCCTGACCTGCGCGTCTCGGTGGACGCTTCGAACCCCGCCCTGGCACTGGTGCGCTCACTGGCCGGAGACAGGCCGCGCATCGAGGTCGCCGGCGACGCGCAGCTCGCCACCGACGTCAACTGGCTGTTCGACAACCTGCGCTGGGACTTCGAGGACGACCTCGCCCGCCTCGTCGGCGATGCGCCCGCGCGCGAGCTGTCGCGCTTCGGCCGCAGCGTGGCCGGCGCGATGCGCGAGGCGGTGCGCGCCATCGGCAGCGTGGCCTCGCGCCTGCGCGGGGGCGGCGAGGGCGGCGGACCGACTCCGCGATGAGGCACGTCGGCCGGCTGATCTTCATCTGCGTCACGGTTCTGCGTTACGGGCTGGACGAGCTGGCGCTGTCCAGCTTCCGCCAGCGCTGGGTACGCGCGCTGGTTCGCGTGCTGACCATCGGCCGGCGCCTGGACCTGCCGCGCGGCGTGCGGCTGCGCCTGGGCCTGGAGCGGCTCGGGCCGATCTTCGTCAAGTTCGGCCAGGTGATGTCGACGCGGCGCGACCTGCTGCCGCCCGACTACGCCGAGGAGCTCGCCAAGCTTCAGGACCGTGTGCCGCCATTTCCGGCGGCGCAGTCGCGCGCACTGATCGAGAAGGCCTTCGGCAAGCCGATCGACGAGATCTTCGCCAGCTTCGACGCCGAGCCGGTGGCCAGCGCCTCGATCGCGCAGGTGCATTTCGCCACGCTGAAGGACGGCCGCGAGGTCGCGGTGAAGGTGCTGCGCCCGGGCATGCTCGACGTCATCGACGACGACCTCACGCTGATGCGCACCCTGGCCGTGTGGGTCGAGCGCCTGTCGGTCGACGGCAAGCGCCTGAAGCCGCGCGAGGTGGTGGCCGAGTTCGACAACTACCTGCACGACGAGCTCGACCTGGTGCGCGAGGCCTCCAATGCCGCCCAGCTGCGCCGCAACATGGAGGATCTGCGCCTGGTCATGGTGCCCGAGATGATCTGGGACCTGTGCACCCAGGGCGTCATCGTCATGGAGCGCATGAAGGGCCTGCCGATCAGCCAGGTCGACCGCCTGCGCGAGGCGGGCGTGGACATCAAGAAGCTGGCCCGCGACGGCGTGACGATCTTCTTCACGCAGGTCTTCCGCGACGGCTTCTTCCATGCCGACATGCACCCGGGCAACATCCAGGTCAGCGTGGCGCCGGCCACTTTCGGCCGCTACATCGCGCTGGACTTCGGCATCGTCGGCACGCTGACCGAGTTCGACAAGGAATACCTGGCGCAGAACTTCATCGCCTTCTTCCGCCGCGACTACAAGCGCGTGGCCGAACTGCACGTCGAGAGCGGCTGGGTGCCGCCGGAGACGCGCGTCGATGCGCTCGAAGGCGCGATCCGCGCGGTCTGCGAGCCGCACTTCGACCGGCCGCTGAAGGACATCTCGCTCGGCCAGGTGCTGCTGCGCCTGTTCCAGACCTCGCGGCGCTTCAACGTCGAGATCCAGCCGCAGCTGGTGCTGCTGCAGAAGACGCTGCTCAACGTCGAGGGCCTGGGCCGCGAGCTCGACCCCGACCTCGACCTGTGGAACACCGCCAAGCCCTTCCTCGAGCGCTGGATGAACGACCAGATCGGCTGGCGCGGCCTGGCCGAGCGGCTGAAGAACGAGGCGCCACGCTACGTGCAGCTGCTGCCCGAACTGCCGCGCCTGGTGCACCAGGCACTGACGCGGCCGCGCGCGAGCGACACCCGCGTGCTGGAGGCGCTGCTCGAGGAGCAGCGGCGCAGCAACCGCTGGCTGCTCGCCCTGACCGCCTCGTTGATCGGCTTCGCCGCCGGCGCGCTGCTGGTGCTCGTGCTCCTGCGCTGGCAGGCCTGAGCAGCCGTTCTATCGGCCTCTCAGGCCCCTGCCTCAGCGGCCAGCCTTGAAGTTCGTGAAGGTGCGCGTCTGCACGCGGCGGATATCCTGCGGCAGGCTGTCGGGTGCCGTCATCCGCGCCAGCTCCTGCGGGCCCGGGAAGATCGACTTGTTCTCGGCCACGTCCTTCTTGACGAACTTGAGCGAGGCCCGGTTCGGGTTGGCATAGAACACCTTGTTCGTCAGCGACGCATGCACCTCGGGGCGCAGGATGTAGTTGATGAACAGATGCGCATTCTTCGGGTGCGCCGCGTCGGCCGGAATGGCCATCGAGTCGAAGAACAGCGTGGCGCCGCTGGACGGCACCAGGGCCTGGATGTCGTTGCCGTTCTTGGCCTGCAGCGCCCGCGCGCGCGAGATGTTGATGTCGCCGGAGTAGCCCATCACCGCGCACAGCTGCCCGCCCGCCAGTTCCTCGATGTAGCCTGACGACGAGAAGCGCGTCACGTAGGGCCGGACCTTCTTGAGCATCTCGCCGGCCGGCGGGTAGTCGGCCGCGTTGCGGCTGAAGCCGGGCTTGCCCACGTACAGCAGGGCCACCGGCATCACCTCGGAGGCCGAGTCGAGAAAATTCACGCCGCAGCCCTTGAGCCTGGATGCGTACTTCGGATCGAACAGCAAAGACCAGGGGTTCTCCGGCATCGGCAGGTCGCCCAGCGCCTTCTTCACCTTGGCGGTGTTGATGCCCACGGTGACGAAGCCCCACATCCAGTTCACCAGGTGCTGGTTGCCCGGATCCAACTTGGCCATCTGCTCGAGGATGGCCGGATCGAGGTTGCCCCAGTTGCTCAACTGCGAGCGGTCCAGCGGCTGGAAGAGCTTGGCCTCGATCTGCTGCTTGGCGAAGTGCGCGCCCGGCACGACGATGTCGTAGCCGGTCTTGCCAGCGACCAGCTTGGCGTGGAGGATCTCGTTGTTGTCGTAGTTGTCGTAGTTGACCTTGATGCCGGTTTCCTTCTCGAAGTTCTTGATCGTGTCGTCGGCGATGTAGTCGGACCAGTTGTAGATGTTCAGGACCTTGGCTTCCGGGCCGGCGGCAAGAGCAGAGTCCGCCATGCCGGCGGTGACAATCGACGCGGCGAAGGCTGCGGCGGTGAGGAACTTGACGGTGCGGCGAATCACATCGAACTCCTGTAGAGGTGGGACGCAAACGGATGGCGCGATTTTAGGTTGACCCGTGCCGGGACCCGTGCAGCCGCGCATCGACCGAGGCAGTGCATCCGATGGCCTGCGGCTGGCGCGTGACGGCGCCGTATAATTGGCGGTTTTCCTGCCGAAATCAAGGGTTTAGCCATGCCGATCTACGCCTACCGCTGTGCAGCCTGCGGCCACGCGAAGGACGTTCTGCAGAAGATCTCCGACCCGGTGCTGACCGACTGCCCGGCCTGCGGTGCCGCGAGCTTCCAGAAGCAGCTCACCGCGGCCGGTTTCCAGCTCAAGGGCTCGGGCTGGTATGCGACCGACTTCAAGGGCGGCGGCGCGGCGGCCCAGCCCGCGGCCGATGCCGCGGCCAAGCCCGCGGACGCGGTCGCGCCCGCCAGCGCGCCGTCCACCGGCAGCGACAGCGCCGGCAGCGGCGGCTCGACCACCGCGTCCGGTGGTTGCGGCGCGTCCTGCGCCTGCCACTGAGCGGCTCCAAACCGGAACCCCTGTGAAGAAATACCTGCTCGCCGGCCTGCTGGTCTGGCTGCCGCTGACGCTGACCGTCTGGGTGCTCACCTCGGTGCTCGGCGTGCTCGACGGCGTGTTCGGCTGGTTCATCTCGGCCACGCAGGCCGTGCTGCCGATGGCCGCCACCGCGCCGCTCGAGGCGCTGCGGCACATCCCGGGCCTCGGCGTGATCGTCACGCTGGTGGCGTTGCTGCTGACCGGCGTGTTCGCGACCAACATCGTCGGCCAGTGGTGGCTGAAGCAGGGCAGCCGGCTGCTCAACCGCATCCCGATCGTCAAGTCGATCTACAACTCGATCAAGCAGGTCTCCGACACGCTGTTCTCCAGCAGCGGCAACGCCTTCCGCGAGGCGGTGCTGGTGCAGTACCCGCGCGAGGGCTCGTGGACGATCGCCTTCGTCACCGGCCGGCCCGGCGGCGAGGCGGCACACCACCTGGTGGGCGACTACCTCAGCCTGTACGTGCCGACCACGCCGAACCCGACCTCGGGCTTCTTCCTGATGGTGCCGCGGCGCGACGTCATCGAGCTCGCCATGAGTGTCGACGAAGCCCTCAAGTACGTCATCTCGATGGGCGTGGTGGCGCCGCCGATGGGCGCCGTCGCCGAGGTGATCCCGGCCCGAAATTGATTGGGCACTGCGCGCGCAGTGCCCCACCGCCCCACACGCCTGTCCCATTCAACGCGCGCGGCCCGAAGCGCCGCCCGCCCCGAACAGAATCCGGAGTCGAACCATGAGAACCACCTATTGCGGCCTCGTCAGCGAGGCCTTGCTCGGCCAGACCATCACCCTGATGGGCTGGGCCCATCGCCGCCGCGACCATGGCGGCGTGATCTTCGTCGATCTGCGCGACCGCGAAGGCATCGTGCAGGTCGTCTGCGATCCCGATCGCGCCGACATGTTCAAGGTCGCCGAGGGCGTGCGCAACGAGTTCTGCCTGAAGATCGTCGGCAAGGTGCGCGAGCGGCCGGCCGGCACCACCAACGCCAACATCACCAGCGGCAAGATCGAGGTGCTGTGCCACGAGATCGAGGTGCTCAACCCCAGCGTCACGCCGCCGTTCCAGCTCGACGACGAGAACCTGTCGGAGACGACGCGCCTGACGCACCGAGTGCTCGACCTGCGCCGCCCGCCGATGCAGCGCAACATGATGCTGCGCTACCGCGTGGCGATGGAGGTGCGCAAGTTCCTCGACGTCAACGGCTTCATCGACATCGAGACGCCGATGCTCACCAAGAGCACGCCCGAGGGGGCGCGCGACTACCTGGTGCCCAGCCGCGTGCACGACGGCATGTTCTTCGCGCTGCCGCAAAGCCCGCAGCTGTTCAAGCAGCTGCTGATGGTGGCCGGCTTCGACCGCTACTACCAGATCACCAAGTGCTTCCGCGACGAGGACCTGCGCGCCGACCGCCAGCCCGAGTTCACGCAGATCGACATCGAGACCAGCTTCCTCACCGAGGAGGAGATCCGCACGATGTTCGAGGGCATGATCCGCAGCACCTTCGAGCACGCGATCGGCGTGAAGCTGCAGGACTTCCCGGTCATGAAGTACTCGGACGCGATGCGCCTGTACGGCTCGGACAAGCCCGACCTGCGCGTCAAGCTCGAGTTCACAGAGCTGACCGACTCCATGAAGGATGTCGACTTCAAGGTCTTCTCCGGCCCCGCCAACGCCGAGGACGGCCGCGTGGTCGCGCTGCGCATTCCCGGCGGCGGCGAGATGAGCCGCGGCGAGATCGACGGCTACACCGAGTTCGTGAAGATCTACGGCGCCAAGGGCCTGGCCTGGGTGAAGGTCAACGACGTGGCCAAGGGCCGCGAGGGCCTGCAGAGCCCGATCGTCAAGAACCTGCACGACAAGGCGATCGCCGAGATCCTCGCGCGCACCGGCGCCGCCTCGGGCGACCTGATCTTCTTCGGCGCCGACAAGGCCAAGGTGGTCAACGACGCCATCGGCGCGCTGCGCGTGAAGGTCGGGCACAGCGAGTTCGGCAAGTCGCGCGGCCTCGTGCAGGGGCAGTGGGAGCCGCTGTGGGTGGTCGACTTCCCGATGTTCGAGTACGACGACGACGCACAGCGCTGGAACGCGGTGCATCACCCGTTCACCAGCCCGAAGGACGGCCATGAAGACTGGCTCGAGACCGACCCGGGCCGCTGCATCGCCAAGGCCTACGACGTGGTGCTCAACGGCATCGAGCTCGGTGGCGGCTCGGTGCGTATCCACCGCGAAGAGGTGCAGAGCAAGGTATTCCGCGCGCTGAAGATCAACGCCGAGGAGGCGCAGCTCAAGTTCGGCTTCCTGCTCGACGCGCTGAAGTACGGCGCGCCGCCGCACGGCGGCATCGCCATCGGCCTGGACCGCTTCGTGATGCTGATGACCGGCGCCGAGAGCCTGCGCGATGTCATCGCCTTCCCGAAGACGCAGCGTGCGCAGGACCTGCTCACCAACGCGCCCAGCCCGGTCGACGAGAAGCAGTTGCGCGAGCTGCACATCCGGCTGCGCAACGTGCAGACGGCCACTTGAAGCGGCTGATGCAGAATTCCGGGGCGCGTCTGATCGCGCCCTTTTTTCATTGCGCGTGGACAAGCCGTTCAAGATCCCCGAGTCGGTGCTGGTCGTGATCCACACGCCCGAGCGCGAGGTGCTGCTCATCGAACGCGCCGATGCGCCGGGCACCTGGCAGAGCGTCACCGGTTCGAAGGACACCGACGACGAGCCCTTCGAAGCGACGGCGATCCGCGAGGTGGCCGAGGAGACCGGCATCGTCGTCGGCTCGCCCGCCGTGCCGCGCGAGGCACTGATCGACTGGGGCTTGCGCAATGTCTACGAGATCTACCCCGTCTGGAGGCATCGTTATGCGCCGGGCGTGATCCACAACACCGAGCATGTGTTCGGCCTGACCGTGCCGCGCGGCACGCCCGTCACGCTGGCGCCGCGCGAGCACCTCGCCTGGCGCTGGCTGCCGTGGCGCGAGGCGGCCGACAGCTGCTTCTCGTTCAGCAACGCCGAAGCCATCCTGCAACTGCCGAACTTCCTGCGATGAGACACCACGCGCCGACCACGCTGGGCCATGGCGACATGCTGCGCGTGGCCACCTACAACATCCACAAGGGCGTGCGCGGCGTCGGCCCGCGCAAGCGGCTGGAGATCCACAACCTGGGGCTGGGCATCGAGGCGCTGGACTCCGACCTGGTGTTCCTGCAGGAAGTGCGCAGCTTCCACCACGGCGAGGCGCGGCGCTTCGCGCGCACCTCGTTCGGCTGGCCGCGCGAGGGCCAGGCCGACTTCCTGGCGCCCGAAGGCTACGAGGTGGCCTACCGCACCAACGCGGTCACCCGCGAAGGCGAGCACGGCAACGCGCTGCTGTCGCGCTGGCCGCTGGGCGACATCGGCCACCACGACGTGTCGGACCACCGCTTCGAACAGCGCGGCCTGCTGCACGTGCCGGTGCACTGGAATGGCGCGGTGCTGCATGCCGTTGTCGCACATCTCGGGTTGATGCACGCCAGCCGCGCGTGCGCGGTGGAGCGGCTGGCCGCCTTCATCGAGGCCCATGTGCCGAAAGACGAACTGCTCGTTGTCGCCGGCGACTTCAACGACTGGGGGCAGAAGCTCGATGCGCCCATGCGCGAGTGCGGCATGCAACGGGCCTTGCCGGAGGGTGTGAGCAGCGCGCGGCAAAACACCTTCCCGTCACGCGTGCCGGTGTTCTCGCTGGACCGCATCTACACGCGCGGCCTGCGCTGCGTGTCGACCTCGGTGCCGCGCGGATCGGCCTGGGCGCGCATGTCGGATCACCTGCCGCTGGTCGCCGAGCTCGTGCACGAATGACGCAGGCCGATCCGCGCGCCGAGCACGAACTGCTGCTGCTCAAGGGCGGCACGGAGCTGTTCCCGGCCATGGTCGAGGCCATCGACGCCGCGCGCTTCGAGGTGATGCTGGAGACCTACATCTTCGACTTCAGCCGCTCGGCACTCAGCATTGCGCAGGCGCTGGAAGCCGCCGCGAAGCGCGGCGCCACGGTGCGCGTGGTGGTCGACGGCCTGGG
Proteins encoded in this window:
- the galE gene encoding UDP-glucose 4-epimerase GalE, yielding MNHAPPSSLTGATGYIASHTWLALQAAGLRVLGLDDFSNSSPEVLNRLQRLSGQRPDFERMDVCDEAALESLFQRQRIDAVVHFAAFKSVGESSAKPLAYYRNNIGGLLTLASTMQRHGCRRLVFSSSATVYGQPERLPITEDSPLSTTNPYGATKLMGENILRDLGQSEPGWAIALLRYFNPVGAHASGLIGEAPQGVPNNLMPYVTQVAVGLREKLSVYGNDYDTPDGTGVRDYIHVLDLADGHVAALQRLLGDGASLTVNLGTGRGHSVLEVVQAFERASGRRVPYTIMPRRPGDVAACYADPSLAQRLLGWRATRDLDAMCADSWRWQSMNPNGFEAAPLSQSLS
- the ubiB gene encoding ubiquinone biosynthesis regulatory protein kinase UbiB, which codes for MRHVGRLIFICVTVLRYGLDELALSSFRQRWVRALVRVLTIGRRLDLPRGVRLRLGLERLGPIFVKFGQVMSTRRDLLPPDYAEELAKLQDRVPPFPAAQSRALIEKAFGKPIDEIFASFDAEPVASASIAQVHFATLKDGREVAVKVLRPGMLDVIDDDLTLMRTLAVWVERLSVDGKRLKPREVVAEFDNYLHDELDLVREASNAAQLRRNMEDLRLVMVPEMIWDLCTQGVIVMERMKGLPISQVDRLREAGVDIKKLARDGVTIFFTQVFRDGFFHADMHPGNIQVSVAPATFGRYIALDFGIVGTLTEFDKEYLAQNFIAFFRRDYKRVAELHVESGWVPPETRVDALEGAIRAVCEPHFDRPLKDISLGQVLLRLFQTSRRFNVEIQPQLVLLQKTLLNVEGLGRELDPDLDLWNTAKPFLERWMNDQIGWRGLAERLKNEAPRYVQLLPELPRLVHQALTRPRASDTRVLEALLEEQRRSNRWLLALTASLIGFAAGALLVLVLLRWQA
- a CDS encoding polyamine ABC transporter substrate-binding protein, giving the protein MADSALAAGPEAKVLNIYNWSDYIADDTIKNFEKETGIKVNYDNYDNNEILHAKLVAGKTGYDIVVPGAHFAKQQIEAKLFQPLDRSQLSNWGNLDPAILEQMAKLDPGNQHLVNWMWGFVTVGINTAKVKKALGDLPMPENPWSLLFDPKYASRLKGCGVNFLDSASEVMPVALLYVGKPGFSRNAADYPPAGEMLKKVRPYVTRFSSSGYIEELAGGQLCAVMGYSGDINISRARALQAKNGNDIQALVPSSGATLFFDSMAIPADAAHPKNAHLFINYILRPEVHASLTNKVFYANPNRASLKFVKKDVAENKSIFPGPQELARMTAPDSLPQDIRRVQTRTFTNFKAGR
- a CDS encoding FmdB family zinc ribbon protein, producing MPIYAYRCAACGHAKDVLQKISDPVLTDCPACGAASFQKQLTAAGFQLKGSGWYATDFKGGGAAAQPAADAAAKPADAVAPASAPSTGSDSAGSGGSTTASGGCGASCACH
- a CDS encoding DUF502 domain-containing protein — its product is MKKYLLAGLLVWLPLTLTVWVLTSVLGVLDGVFGWFISATQAVLPMAATAPLEALRHIPGLGVIVTLVALLLTGVFATNIVGQWWLKQGSRLLNRIPIVKSIYNSIKQVSDTLFSSSGNAFREAVLVQYPREGSWTIAFVTGRPGGEAAHHLVGDYLSLYVPTTPNPTSGFFLMVPRRDVIELAMSVDEALKYVISMGVVAPPMGAVAEVIPARN
- the aspS gene encoding aspartate--tRNA ligase translates to MRTTYCGLVSEALLGQTITLMGWAHRRRDHGGVIFVDLRDREGIVQVVCDPDRADMFKVAEGVRNEFCLKIVGKVRERPAGTTNANITSGKIEVLCHEIEVLNPSVTPPFQLDDENLSETTRLTHRVLDLRRPPMQRNMMLRYRVAMEVRKFLDVNGFIDIETPMLTKSTPEGARDYLVPSRVHDGMFFALPQSPQLFKQLLMVAGFDRYYQITKCFRDEDLRADRQPEFTQIDIETSFLTEEEIRTMFEGMIRSTFEHAIGVKLQDFPVMKYSDAMRLYGSDKPDLRVKLEFTELTDSMKDVDFKVFSGPANAEDGRVVALRIPGGGEMSRGEIDGYTEFVKIYGAKGLAWVKVNDVAKGREGLQSPIVKNLHDKAIAEILARTGAASGDLIFFGADKAKVVNDAIGALRVKVGHSEFGKSRGLVQGQWEPLWVVDFPMFEYDDDAQRWNAVHHPFTSPKDGHEDWLETDPGRCIAKAYDVVLNGIELGGGSVRIHREEVQSKVFRALKINAEEAQLKFGFLLDALKYGAPPHGGIAIGLDRFVMLMTGAESLRDVIAFPKTQRAQDLLTNAPSPVDEKQLRELHIRLRNVQTAT
- the nudB gene encoding dihydroneopterin triphosphate diphosphatase; this translates as MDKPFKIPESVLVVIHTPEREVLLIERADAPGTWQSVTGSKDTDDEPFEATAIREVAEETGIVVGSPAVPREALIDWGLRNVYEIYPVWRHRYAPGVIHNTEHVFGLTVPRGTPVTLAPREHLAWRWLPWREAADSCFSFSNAEAILQLPNFLR
- a CDS encoding endonuclease/exonuclease/phosphatase family protein, whose product is MRHHAPTTLGHGDMLRVATYNIHKGVRGVGPRKRLEIHNLGLGIEALDSDLVFLQEVRSFHHGEARRFARTSFGWPREGQADFLAPEGYEVAYRTNAVTREGEHGNALLSRWPLGDIGHHDVSDHRFEQRGLLHVPVHWNGAVLHAVVAHLGLMHASRACAVERLAAFIEAHVPKDELLVVAGDFNDWGQKLDAPMRECGMQRALPEGVSSARQNTFPSRVPVFSLDRIYTRGLRCVSTSVPRGSAWARMSDHLPLVAELVHE